The window ACCTTTATGCCCATGCATGAACTCGGGCTGCTGGGGATGAACCGCCGGGTGGCGATGTATGATCCCCGCTTTGCGGATTTGAATGTGCTTTGCACCATCGGTAGCTACATTTTGGCGGTGTCTACGGTGCCGTTCATTGTGAATGCGCTGTGGTCTTGGTTTAAGGGCAAGCCGGCTGGGGATAACCCTTGGAATGCGCTCACTCTAGAGTGGCAAACCACGTCGCCACCTGCGATTGAGAACTTTGAGGGCATTCCTGTGCTGACAACCGGCCCTTACGATTACGGCAAAAACAACGAAGCCCTTGAGGCTTCATCAGACACCCCAGTGCTTTCTAGCTAGGGCGATCGCGATCGCTTGTTCTAGATCCCTGGTTCGACCTATAAAGGCAGGCGATCGCATCCCACTTGTATTGACCCCATTGGAATCATCCCCATACCACTATGCAAGGTTCTACGATTGATACGGCCCAGTCGCCGCTCAACTATCCCTCGGAAGCGGGCGGTCACCACGAAGACCATCCCGACCACCGCATTTTCGGCATCCTCGTGTTTCTGTTTGCAGAAGGCATGATTTTTGCCGGCCTGTTTTTGGCCTATCTCACCTTTCGGGCCGTGACCCCCGTTTGGCCGCCAGCGGGTACCCCAGAGCGGGAGCTGCTGCTGCCGGGCATTAATACCCTGATTTTGATCGCCAGTAGCTTTGTGCTCCATCGGGGTGATACGGCGATTAAAAATAACGACACCAAGGGAA is drawn from Candidatus Obscuribacterales bacterium and contains these coding sequences:
- a CDS encoding heme-copper oxidase subunit III, with product MQGSTIDTAQSPLNYPSEAGGHHEDHPDHRIFGILVFLFAEGMIFAGLFLAYLTFRAVTPVWPPAGTPERELLLPGINTLILIASSFVLHRGDTAIKNNDTKGMRLWFGITAVMGAIFLAGQLYEYSNLEFGLKTNLYASTFYVLTGFHGLHVLFGLVLILAVLWRSRQEGHYSSSSHFGIEAAEIYWHFVDVIWIILFLLLYLL